A segment of the Trifolium pratense cultivar HEN17-A07 linkage group LG7, ARS_RC_1.1, whole genome shotgun sequence genome:
TTTGAAATTGAAGAGTTTTGGATTGAAATTGAAGACTGATTGTAACCAATTTTAAAGTTGGAAAGCTTCAGGGTAATagaaaaagaagatgaaatattaTATGTTTCTTCAATTTCATATATGATAATAGAAAGGAAAAGCTtcagatatattttttttttcatatatgaaGAAACATGATATTGATAGAAAGAAAGAGAATTTGACGAGGTGGTGACAGATCTGAATTCTCAAGTGGGTGTAGGacaattttgtctttaaatttTATGTGAGACATACTTTATGATACTGTTTATTTCAAAGTAAAATAAATGGGATCTACTGTCATTTATTactccttaacatgtgccctatataCACATGTTAACAGCACCCTATAAATAATACCGGAGGGAGTAGGTGGATTTTAACTTTCATTCTGCACTTTCCAGTTTCATCAATGGGTCAACGATGGATCCATCAAAGTAGGGGAAAATGTGGAACATGTGCCAACCGGCAACCAACAAGTTTAAAATTTTGCAGTTGAATccacaaatatatatttttaagataaacCACTAAATCCAACATTATTTTTGTTCTCCCATTTGGGAGGAGAAGGGgcaatttaaaaacataatccaacatttcacattttttttcacCGTTATCCGGTTCTTTGGACCGTCTCTTCCAGTTCGGGATTAATTTTGACATCAGTTTTCTCCCAATTGTAGTTGCAAGGATCGAACCGTAGTTCTCCTTACCAAATTCAGCGCTAATCACTACTGACCCAActaatattgaaaaatatctAATATTTTAGAATAAAGTTAACACGACCTTAAATGAAATAACTGATGTCAAACTTCTTTAATCATTAGTATTGCATTTAATAGCGGCAAGATAGTTATTAGAAATTCAATACTCCAaccgtctcaaaataattgtcattttatgaataaaactttgtctcaaaataattgtcattttcatttttcaatgtaatatttttcaattgtacCCTTAATAATTACTATATGCATTATTCCCAAGAAACAAACCTATAATTTataaggataatttagtaaaaatatttttttttaataacatcattacatttcttaacatgtataaaacaatcttaaaaacaattttttttagagggaTGGAGTGTATATAAATAGATGGTGCCATAGTGTTAATTTAAAGTaacttgcttataaaaaaaaataaaatgtaatgtaACTTGCCAAAAAACCGATTTTTATTAATTGTATGGTCCCATCATTAATATTTATGTCTTGATTGGTTCCTCCTTAAATATTGATTTCCTGTGTTCAGTAGCTTCATTAGATTAGAGATGGAATCTATGATGATCAACACATGGTTGCTGTTACCTATTCTTTTCTTGTCTGCAAACTATTTGATACAATGTGTCAATGGAAAACCCCAAGTACCTTGTTTGTTTATCTTTGGTGACTCTTTATCTGATAGtggaaacaacaacaaccttccTACCTCTTCAAAAGCTAATTACAATCCTTATGGAATCGACTTTCCGATCGGTCCAACCGGAAGATTTACCAACGGTCGAAATTCGATTGACATAATAAGTAACATTCTTTTTTCATCTCAAACTATATTATTATGAACTCTTATCTCTCTTTTTGGTATCCAGCTCAAACTAAAGTCCTTTTGATTGCAGCTCAACTTCTTGGATTTGAGAAATTCATTCCACCATTTGCAAACATTAATGGTTCAGACATACTCAAAGGTGTGAACTATGCATCTGGGGGAGCTGGAATTCGTGCCGAGACAAGCATGACTATGGTAATAATCTATGACGCACGGACACTTCTTAGATTAGGCGTGTCAGGTATACGACactgacacttatgattacactgaattatatcattttctcaaattattatcggtgtcgacgtgtcagtgtccgtgtcgtgtctggtgtccgtgcttcataggtaataaatatatcaaagaacCTTATGATTTATTTCATTGTTCATCTTGATTTTCAACTGGTTTTTTTATAGATGAATAGAGGATTTATGATACATTATGTTCATACAGGGTTTTGTTATCAGCTTGGGATTACAGTTAAAAAATCACAGAGTTATAGTTTCTCAAATTGCTGGAAAACTTGGAAGTGTTGACAAAGCTCAACAATACCTTAACAAATGCTTGTATTATGTGAATATAGGAAGTAATGACTACATAAATAATTACTATCTTCCCCAATACTATCCAACAAGCCACATTTATAACACTGAGCAATATGCAGAAGTTCTAATTCAAGAGCTATCTTTGAATTTACTGGTATATGCATTCAAACTTTCTGTGTTTTAACtttgttttcaaaaaatgattaaatgataatgagaataataataataatagcatATCAATTGAAGTTACAATATTTATAGTATGATGTTTACTGTAATAGTTAAGCAGTACTGACCCTACAAATTAAAAGTGTGTTTGATGTTACACACATGTCAGTATTTCACATCAATATGACAACGATATATTCCATTGGTTTcacattttcaaattattattaatgttaACATGTCACTGTTGATGTTTTGTGAGGCACGCAGACCCCGACTATTTTGGAGGCCTAAATCCGAATATTAAAAATGGAtcacttaataaaaaaaatgcaaaacattataaaaaatattcctattttaatcaataacaacaacaacaaaatttatctatttaaaAATAGTCTTCCTTCTAACAGTTTTTTAAGCAAATTCATCGATCgagtttttatattatatattcttCAAGTGATCATTCTCAATTGCCATAAATACTAAGTCATTAAGTCTTTCTTGTAACATAGTAAACCGCAAGTAAGATTTCAACAACTTCAAGTATTCGTATCTATTCTGGTACTTtatagtttaattgttgtatttGATATTTGTAACAGGCTCTACATGAAATTGGAGCAAGAAAATATGTGTTAGTTGGGTTGGGCCTTTTAGGCTGCACTCCAAATGCCATCTACCTTCATGGGACAAATGGGTCTTGTGTTGAAGAGGAAAATGCCCCTGCATACATTTACAATGCTAAGCTTAAATCTCTAGTGGATAATTTCAACAAGTTTTCTCTTGATTCCAAATTCATCTTCATAAACAGTACATCAGAATCAGATGGCCAGAGTTCGGATGGTAATAGTTTTAATTCACTGCTAAAATTTCGGcatatataatcttatttatttaaccGAAATATTTAGGTCTCTATAGTGACCGATTTAAAGGATCAGTCTCTAAATCGGTAATTAAATGAGTTTGTGACTGATTTGTGAAATGTCGTTAAACCACAAGTCtctaatattataattaaaaacaacTTACTGTTTTTGATTGAGGTTCATAcaatgtatataaatataaccATGCTACATGTTCCATGAATCTCAGGTTTTTTGGTATCAAATGCTCCTTGTTGTCCATCAAGGTTGGTTGGTGGAGGGTGTATTCCTGATGAAAAGCCATGCTATAATAGGAGTGATTATGTGTTTTGGGATGATTTTCATCCCACTGATGCTTGGAACCAACTCATTGCAATAGGATTTTATGATGATCCATATAGTTCAGGGTACACTTATCCAATGGATATTAAGCACCTTGTTGAACAAGAAACTAAGATGGAATTGGAGTCCATAAATGAGAATACATCACAGCTTAGTGCCTCTAGTTAAATATGTTCAAGTTATTTTTAGCTTAGTATTTCTTCATTGTCTTGAAGCTAAATAAGGTTTTCATATCAAATGGTTTCTGAAACCGAAATAAATCGAATAAATTTAATCGGTTATCCTGCCTTAATTTTTTTCCCGATTTGTCCGATGATGTGCTCAAGCAAATTTGACTTGGCTTATTATTGTTATAGTATTTAACCTACATTTACTCTTGGATTCTGTAATAGTATTTGATTCTGGAATGAGAATAGAATGCAGAATGGATGCAATAATTAGTTTTATTCATCTTATTTAATTCATTCAAGTACACGAACACGTTGTATAGACTATAAAtaatgaatttttctctttccaccctcgtgtttcttttctaccccgtttttccatttttgcccttgtatAAAAACTTCGGAATGCGTTCTCCGaaatttttctagttcaaattcggaaaacacattccgaagtttttTCCcaagacaaaatttctattttgatatccttaaacagtgccccggacactgtttaacattttccaaacTAAAATTAAGAACCAAAACAAACAACCTTAGTTTTTATTAGTTCTGTTTGGTTTTTGAACCAAACCAtataaaaatcagtttttttttatccacTTACCTTCTTAGTTTTGAGAAacgtttgttgttgttgttgttgtcgtcGTGATGGTGtagtttttttcaatttgtttttttgtattttgatgttAATTTTAGGTGTCCTGATTGCTTAGAGTGGATGTCTTTTATTAGTTGAGATTTTGGTGGCTATCTTGAGTTGTAAGTTTTGATTCACTCTTGTGTACTTCTTGTACTTAATAgatgttataaataaattggctgttaaaaaaacaagaagaagaaagctAGTTCTTCTTCATATAGTGGTAAACATCAAAGACAGCcaaccaacaaacaaacaatcgaacaaaaccaaaaaatggCAAATTACAACAGCTAAGCTAGCTACATCAAaggcatttttattttattagttgtaattttatatgaattatttataaaaactaGGACAAAATATACTATTAATTTGTTTAGTATTCAATTTAACTGGTTTAAAAGTGGTTGAATCATTTCAATCAATTGAGCCATGATCTAGAAATCACACCCGTTCGATCTCCGATCCGAATTttaaagggtgtgtttggtttaataaactaacttataagtttgtttgataaaaatttaCGTGTTTAGTAACAAGCTTATCTAATAGCTTATTGCATTTTTTgaaatgctatttcaagtagcgtatgaacttatagcttatagctttttacatttcatttttatccttattattttcattttattatttctttattttttttaaatataataactacccaaccatgtacttttatgtcattttgtacttacaacaactaaatttgccaaacacttttatttcattctactaacttttcagctattAGCTATCAGCCATTAACTATAAGTTAGCTTTTCAGGCatcaactagcttatagctaatTTTTACCAGttaacttttcagctatcagctaacttataacttatttttaggTAGCCTTACACATAGCTACCAATGTTAGAGAGCCCCACCTAAGTAACCTCTAAAGACAAAATAACCCCTAAactaataacataaaattaattcaCGCGCAAATACTTGCAATTTTGtaacttaattaatttcaaGTTTAAAaggaattatttatttatttacttggtcaatttatttatttatattgtactgtaaaaaaaaaactcattttattcaccaaaaaagaactttttttttttatatatattaaatctatCTATTGTCCAGACGGATTGGATTGAgtgaatttcaaattattaaaaccAGAATCCATCTTATATTGAGTGTGGGttgattgaaatgaaaataaaatttactcgATTACCCAATTTAACGCGATATTCATAGGTTGAGTTGGTTGAATCGAACGGATTGAATAGATTGCCGAAATGATGAATCCCCCTATTTGTAGGTGCAAAATTGAAAACCTGGACTTTTTAGTTGTTTATTAAGAAATTATGAAAACGTGCTTATTAAGAATTTATCAAAACTTGTGAAACCCGTAAGTCATTAATTGTTTGTTAATACTTTTTACTTAGTTTTGACAATTTGGTTACAAACACACATATAAATACACCCTCCATATTGTGATTTTTACATACTCCTCATTtgcaatattatatatatatatatatatatcataattACATTTTGATTAACAAAGAGAGATGGCTTTTGAGACTAGAACATGGTTAGTTTTGCATGTTCTTGTCTTGTTTGTTACATGTTTCATGCAACATTGTTTTGTCAATGGCCAAACACCTCCAGTGCCTTGCCTTTTTGTATTTGGAGACTCCTTGTCCGACAATGGAAACAGCAACAATCTTTTAACTAATGCAAAAGCTAATTACGTGCCATACGGTGTTGACTTTCCACGTGGCACAACAGGAAGATTTACCAATGGACGAACAGCAATTGACATTATTGgtaataattaaaatcaaaataaaatgatactcctatctatctatctatctatctatctatctatgaTCTTCTAATTCTTAGAGATTTTAATTGCATTTATAGTTGTGGTCATGCATCTTTCATTTCATAGCActtttcctataaaaaaataaattcagtCATAGTTCGGTTACTCGGTTAGAGCTAACtaaaaaattcagaaattaTTCAAGAACGTTTGGATGATATGACACATATATCTTTTACTTTAATCAAGGTCTTGAGttcaatctctgaatttagGCATGCGacgttaaattttttaaaaagagtttaTCATCTATTTAGATCTCATAAGGTATGAAATATTAGTGTTTGCAATTGCACGTAGAAAATATATAATCTATCTGGTTtatacccaaaaaaattaaaaattaaaattagagaTTGCCCAACAAAAGTCATTGCATTAAGTATAATACAAAATATTGATGATTATttcaggggcgtctccgagttttaggaggctctgtgcaaaatataaaagtggccccttaataaataaaaaataaaaaaattatcgatttaaattgcatataatataaaaaaaaaatattcttgtaaacatataaattatcaatattaaagcttacattaaattaaatggaacaagaaatacaaaataattatctttgaatataacgtcaaaaaggaacatcataatctaagattaaattttatgcaaagattaaaatggactagaactatatttacgagtatagataactaatatattgatactcatgatatttatgaatattaacaatatataactattattttagggcctaaaaattaatctattaatatacatctgatattttataggtataaataatatataagtaatattataggacctcaaaattttgagttgaggccctcaaaattttgaggccctatgccgtcgcacacctcgcaaatgcatgcgagcctcctctggattatttataggttataaaatattacttacctttaaatatatcaaaatataaaagttgTAGAGATTCctctatgaaaaaaaattgtagattTTTTACATCACAAGatcatatgaaaaaaataaccGATTATTTTCTTTGCTTCATTTACTAGCCATCCGCCTGAAATGAGTTTAATAATAGTAGTTACTCAAATCTAATTCTAAGAGAGGAtaaccctcaccttacaaattGGTATTATATGGTTGAGTTAAACTCAAATCTAATTCTAAGAAAAATCATCTTCATGGTTAGCGTgaaaatttagaagaaaaaaaattgttaaaatttgAGAAGGATGTTTTTGAGATATATAATACTAAATATTATAGGGGTATTTTGGAGTATTTCCAAACATAAAATCATGGACTATTAatactaaattaatattttggggCATTTTGTTGTCAATTTTTCAAATGACATATTGGGATTTCATATGACAATTTACAAGTTTGGAGTTCGGACTCCATAATAAtaccaacaaattaaatttgaaaaattatagTTCTCACTTGTATTTTGTTAGTTTGTTTTATGGTGACTCCTtctctatttaattttagtttctcACAATTAGGCGtggcaataaaactcatacctgtgggtacccacccaaaccatacccattttgacggggaaaaacccgagttgactgggttcgggttcgggtttgggtttttcccgatttcaaaatatgggtttggggcgggtaatgggtacattgatatccaccccgaacccgccccgcttatactaaaaattagatttcagctcttttaaattagaaacgcttaaataatctcttaaattacgttcatatatttattttttattttaatttgaatattaaacaaaccattttctctattttttttcctttatttaaaaaaatattgttgagagaaaacaattttggacatttaacttttttttaataaaaaaatactaaaatataatctaaattcatgtggaaagaggcgtaatggggatacccgaaacccgatggggatacccgatccccgttgggtaagGATTtagggttatcatttttatccccgctcgaatttgagatgagtttggggaaacccgaattttatgggtttgagtttggggagggcaaaacccgtccccaccccgccccattgccatgcctactcACAATTGAGGTTGCATTAATACTATGAGTAGACCTATCTCGCACTCACACCCTATAAATACTACAAGCACAATTAAAAACACACATAGtatcttatcaaaaaaaaaaaaaaaaaacacacacacatagTATAACATCGATGTCAATTTGTTATGTATTAACAAAAGttatttgttttaaataatttagatattaattttatatattttaaaaaatgcagaatttaaatattttttgttgtatttcttatctttaatttttttgttgaaatcaCACAAGCTGGCGGTTTACTGTTGTAGGTGAACTTCTTGGAATCTCGGATTTCATCCCACCCTTTGCAAACATAGTTGGCTCGGACATACTTAAAGGTGCTAACTATGCATCTGGTGCAGCTGGAATTCGTGCCGAGACCGGCAAACATATGGTATAGTATAGTGTGTGCTCATATATGCCTCATATATATCTAAttagaatgatttttttaagtGAGATTGACTGGACTCATTATCAACTATTAGATCTAAATGAATGACTAAAATTAAAAGGTGACTTAAATAAATCATATGTTCCCCCTCTTTTCTCTccaattctatttattttttatgaatatattAATCAAGAAGTTGCTTCTCACTATCAATTTCTTACAAAACCTTCTTCCTCAAGCACTTCTAAATTAGTGTTATGTATATATGCAGGGTGCTAATATTGAAATGGGATTGCAAGTAGCAAATCATAGAGTCATAGTTTCCCAAATTGTTGCCAGACTTGGTGGTCTGCCACAAGCCCAACAATATTTGAAACAATGCTTGTATTATGTGAATATAGGCAGCAACGATTACATAAACAATTATTACTTACCCCGACACCCAACATATACAACAAGTCGCAATTATAACCCTGAAGAGTATGCTCAAGTTCTTATTAACCAAGCATCTGGTTATTTACAGGtatatatctttttattttttgtgttatttataggtattgaattaaaaacatccacattaaataaatattaacatgttACTTtgccaacaatgaattggtggttttggcttgttcaaaaaaaacaatgaattggtGGTGTAAGGGTCCCTTAAGTATGTCGTTAGGAGTTCGATTCCTGGTTCATGCGTATCGAAGTTTCTCCTTACGCATGAGTCAGAAATCGAATCACCGACCACATACTTAAAAGGACCAAAATTGTTAtgacttggaccaattcattatttgtagttcaatatatttttatctcTTGCTTGTGTGAAAATGTAaggaaattaataaataaacaacatgggttaacattattttttttaataaacaattaTCATATCATTGCTTGCtgttaaaagaaataatattatttaattattaaaaaaattatttattttaattttttggcaaCGACGATTTAATTTGGTATTTTTATTGGACAGGATTTGCGTGAAAGTGGGGCAAGAAAATTCGTGTTAGTTGGAATTGGCCAAATAGGTTGCACTCCATTTTCCATTGCTAAAGCTAATCAAGGGACACAAGGAtgtgttgaaaaatataatgCTGATGCATTAATATTTAGTCTCAAGCTTAGATCTCTAGTGGATCAACTCAATGGCATAAATCTTGATTCCAAATATATCTTTGTAAACAGTACTGCTGGCTCCATAGACAGTTCACTTGGTAAATATTTCAATTcatttcattgaataactgaagCATCTGATTCATAATATGTAAtatatacattagttattcaatgaatctgaaaaataaaatgagaccAGTATGATTTAAGTTTCTATAAATCAATTAATGTCACTATGCTATTTTATATTTCAGGGTTTACAGTTTTAGATAAGGCTTGTTGTCTACCGAGGTCATCTGATGGAATGTGTGTTCCTAATTCAAGGCCATGCTTAAATAGAAATGAGTATGCTTTTTATGATGCAATTCATCCTACATCAGCTGTTAACAATCTCACTGCATTGACTTCATACGATAGTACTTTAGCTCCAGAGACTACCTCTCCAATGGATATCAAACGACTTGCTATGCTGAGTATCTCATAATAAATTAGTTCAAGTCACAATTATGTCCTTTAAATAAGCTCAACATGGTTGcatgaaagaaaaatatgttataCTTACAtgtataagcaaaaaaacaaaaatgtattaGCAATAAGCAATCATATATTGAGTAGAATAAAATAGGATTGCTGCTGTAATCGTTGATTATATTATACTATGTTATAAACTTGAATAGATTTGAGTCTctctttataattttaaaaaattgaatgtgcCTCTTGAACTCATAAATAGAATTTTAAAGGTTTAATCGtacttttggtcccttattattattattttaggttttaagttggtcccttatcttttaaaagtttcaagttgatTCCTTATCCTTTCTgcaggtttcaatttggtccattccgtcaaatttttcactactaccgttaaatttggacacgtggcAAACATAAACCACCATTGAAAAGATgacacgtgtccaaatttaacggtagtagtgaaaaatttgacggaagggaccaacttgaaatctgcagaaaagataaaggaccaatttgaaacatttaaaagataagagaccaacttaaaacctaaaataaatataaggacAAAAAGTGCgattaaacaaattttaaaataacccACTATATATATACCCAACATTACTTTAGTTTTTAAATTGgggagggagtatttattttatttatgttatgaaGTGTTGTGAGATGGTCTGAATATGTATTTATAAGTGAGGACAATCCTCAttttacaagtcggttttgtaaggataagttagactaaaaaaattcaatattacgatggtatcagagtctcctCCACGATCCACTGGACCACCTGCTATCATTTTTCTGCTATCGGGCCACTCACCATTTATATATGCGCACAAAGCCCAACAGTGCTAAGTGCGAGGATGAGTGTTAAAAAGTTTCACATCAattgcgagatgacctgaatatatttttataagtgaaGACAATCCTCGCCTTACTAGTTGGTTTTTTCCAACATCATCTATGAATTGAATGAGTAGGTGGAAGTGTGAGAGGCACATATTTTTCTTAGGAGGAAGAACATGGATCAAAACAACAAagtgaaaaatgaaatttaagtCGGTAGATATTttaagtgtgagttgagtctcATATTAGATGAAAAAATAGatgttaaatattttataatgttGGGCCATGAGGGGACAGCTAGGAGGATAATCTACATTGAGCTTAAGAGCAACTATACAAGTGAATTGGACACCAAACTTTTACTTAAAACATCAAAacattaggtttatgggtcattcCACATATAAAGTGTTTAACTTCCAATTTATTTAATCAATGTGGGATTTAACTCATCTCACACTTGTCACAACTTATAAGTGATATGACTCATCAACCTAATGACTTAAAGTTTTAGGTTAAGATTTAATGTCAAACTCATTTATATGATTGTTCAAGACTCAATGTGATGATCCTTGAATCTCTCATAATCCAACAAAATCTATACCCAACCTAATATTTTCTTCAAGCCATCTTTTTCTTCCTAATAAATTAACCATCATTTcttcccaaaaaataaaaaatattcttgaatgagaaaaaagagaaaactcGACCAAAAAGACCGAGAGGATCTAAATCCAATGcctaaaattttactttttattttaaagtgaataaattaaataataaatttgaaatctaatccctatattttttaaaatttaaacaatatCTCTATCAACTAAAGCTACACTCACATAAATTTTACGAACTCTATTTTAAATGATAGTTTAATTATTGCTCATAATACAAATGCAATCAGTACTTGTCACGGGTCGTTATACTGGTGCATAAAATCTAAAATCTTTTATAGACTTTgctttatttcattttcatcCA
Coding sequences within it:
- the LOC123897937 gene encoding GDSL esterase/lipase At1g29670-like isoform X1 — translated: MESMMINTWLLLPILFLSANYLIQCVNGKPQVPCLFIFGDSLSDSGNNNNLPTSSKANYNPYGIDFPIGPTGRFTNGRNSIDIITQLLGFEKFIPPFANINGSDILKGVNYASGGAGIRAETSMTMGFVISLGLQLKNHRVIVSQIAGKLGSVDKAQQYLNKCLYYVNIGSNDYINNYYLPQYYPTSHIYNTEQYAEVLIQELSLNLLALHEIGARKYVLVGLGLLGCTPNAIYLHGTNGSCVEEENAPAYIYNAKLKSLVDNFNKFSLDSKFIFINSTSESDGQSSDGFLVSNAPCCPSRLVGGGCIPDEKPCYNRSDYVFWDDFHPTDAWNQLIAIGFYDDPYSSGYTYPMDIKHLVEQETKMELESINENTSQLSASS
- the LOC123897937 gene encoding GDSL esterase/lipase At1g29660-like isoform X2; this translates as MESMMINTWLLLPILFLSANYLIQCVNGKPQVPCLFIFGDSLSDSGNNNNLPTSSKANYNPYGIDFPIGPTGRFTNGRNSIDIITQLLGFEKFIPPFANINGSDILKGVNYASGGAGIRAETSMTMALHEIGARKYVLVGLGLLGCTPNAIYLHGTNGSCVEEENAPAYIYNAKLKSLVDNFNKFSLDSKFIFINSTSESDGQSSDGFLVSNAPCCPSRLVGGGCIPDEKPCYNRSDYVFWDDFHPTDAWNQLIAIGFYDDPYSSGYTYPMDIKHLVEQETKMELESINENTSQLSASS
- the LOC123897938 gene encoding GDSL esterase/lipase At1g29670-like: MAFETRTWLVLHVLVLFVTCFMQHCFVNGQTPPVPCLFVFGDSLSDNGNSNNLLTNAKANYVPYGVDFPRGTTGRFTNGRTAIDIIGELLGISDFIPPFANIVGSDILKGANYASGAAGIRAETGKHMGANIEMGLQVANHRVIVSQIVARLGGLPQAQQYLKQCLYYVNIGSNDYINNYYLPRHPTYTTSRNYNPEEYAQVLINQASGYLQDLRESGARKFVLVGIGQIGCTPFSIAKANQGTQGCVEKYNADALIFSLKLRSLVDQLNGINLDSKYIFVNSTAGSIDSSLGFTVLDKACCLPRSSDGMCVPNSRPCLNRNEYAFYDAIHPTSAVNNLTALTSYDSTLAPETTSPMDIKRLAMLSIS